Below is a genomic region from Trichocoleus sp..
ACCTCAGCCAATCATCAGGTACTTGTCACATTCCTTGCAGAGGCGAGTTCTGCGGCGGCAGCAAAACAGTGGATGACAGAGGTGCAGCAACGACAGGCAAATAACAGCCTTGATCTGCACTGTGTTCTGTTTCAGGATCAGGAAATTGCTGGAGTTGTAGAGTATAACGCAAACCTGTTTAAGTCAGAAACGATCGCCCGTTTTGTCGGTCATTTTCAAACACTGGTTGCAGGGATTCTGAGTGAGCCGGATCAGTCGATTGCTCAGCTACCGCTGTTGACTGATGCAGAAGAGCATCAATTGCTGGTGGAGTGGAACAGCGCTTCAGTTTCCTATCCTCAGATTCCGGTTTATCAACATATTGAAACTCATGCAGCACAGCGTCCTGAGTCGATCGCTCTAAGATGTCAAGATCAACAGCTTTCATATGCTGACCTGAATCAGCGGGCAAACCAACTCGCTCATTATTTAACCAGCCTGGGAGTTGTGGCAGGCGATCGAGTTGCTGTTTGTGTCCAGCCCTGTTTAGAAATTGGGGTTGCTTTACTCGGCATCTTTAAAGCAGGCGGTGTTTATGTACCGCTTGATCCAAGCCATCCTCACGAACGCCTCACTGCCATTCTGGAAGATACGCAAGCCAAGGTGCTGCTGACTCAAGCTGCTCTCCTTCAGAACCTTCCAACCGTGCAGCACATGCTCTGTCTCGATACCGACTGGGCAACCGTGCAGCCTTTTCCATCTCACAATCCAGAAAATTCACTGGACTTGGATCAATCTGCTTACATCATCTATACCTCTGGTACAACTGGCAAACCAAAGGGAGTTGTCGCCAGCCATCGGAATCTGGTGAACTATATTCTTGCAACGGGAGATCGGTTCGGCTTCAATTCTGAGGATGTGATGCCATCGGTTGCTCGGTATACCTTCAGTATTGCGATGTTCGAGCTACTGTCACCGCTAGTTGCGGGTGGAACACTCGTTTTACTATCACGAGAGCAGGTTTTAGACTTCGATCGCATGGCGAAAACGCTGGAGCAATTGACCATGCTGCACACGGTTCCAAGCCTGATGCAAAAACTTGTAAGTTATATCCAGGACAGAAAGATTGATCTACAAAAATATCAAGGTATCAAACATATTTTTACAGGTGGTGATATTGTCGCGCCTGACTTACTAGAAACTTTAAAGGCAGTCTTTCAGAATGCGAATGTTTATGTCCTCTATGGCTGTAGTGAAGTCTCTTCGCTCTGCTGCTCCTACCCGGTTCCTCGAGAGCAGACGGTGACTCAGAGCCGAGTCGGTCGAGCCTTTAACAATGTCCAAACTCGCTTGTACGATCCTGACCAAAACCTCGTGCCGATCGGCGTTCCAGGTGAGATTTATGTGAGTGGGGCAGGAGTGACTCAGGGCTATCTCAACCGGGAAGACCTGACTCAAGAAAAGTTTGTGACGATCGACGGGCAGCGCTTTTACCGTACAGGTGATTTAGGACGGTTGCGCGATGGGGGTCAGATTGAATTTTTGGGTCGTGCCGATTTCCAGGTGAAGCTGCGCGGCATCCGCATTGAATTAGGCGAGATTGAGTCTACACTGCGTCAAGCTCCTGGAGTGCGGGAGGGTGTGGTGATGGCTTGCGAGTTGGGTGGCGAGAAAAATCTGGTTGCTTATGTTGTGCTCGACCAGACACAAAAACCTCAGGTTGAGGAGATCCGCAGCTTCCTACAGGTCAGGCTCCCCGACTATATGGTTCCTGCTGCTTTTGTTGTGTTAGACATTATGCCGCTCAACCCGAACCAAAAGGTCGATCGCCGCGCCCTGCCTCAACCGACAGTCGAGAACTTAGTGGGTTTTGGCAATCATGTTGCATCCCGGAATGAGGTAGAGCAGACATTGGTTGAAATCTGGCAGCGCATTTTGGGGATTGCGCCGATCGGCATTCAAAACAATTTCTTTGATCTGGGTGGCACTTCTCTATCCGCTGTTCAAATGCTGAGTGAGATTGAAAAGCAGTACGGCAAAAATTTACCCATCACGACGCTGCTTCAGGCAAACACAATCGAAACGCTTGCGGAAGTTTTGCAAAGGAGCGGTTCTGAGGCGATCGTTGAAGATGTGATCACCTTGCAAAAGGGTGGTAATAAGCCGCCGCTCTTCTGTATCTATGGCATTCTGCTTTATCGGGAGCTAGTTGATAACCTTGATCCAGAACAGCCTGTCTATGGAGTTTATCTTCAAGAAGAGGTTGATTTGATCAAAACAGGCCAACTCGACCAACTCAACTCCATTTTCAAAGATACGCCTACGGTTGCGGCTCGCTATCTGGAAGCTATCCGTAAACACCAACCTCAGGGACCCTACTATTTGGCAGGCGAATCTTTCGGCGGCGTCGTTGCCTATGAAATGGCACAACAGTTGCGATCGATTGGTGAAGAGGTCGCTTTGGTGGCGCTGTTTGATTCAATGGCTCCAAATTGCCGCATCGAAATTCCACGGCTGGAGCGACTCAAACTGCACATGCAGCTTTTTGCCAAAGAAGGGTTTGCTTATATGGCAAGGAAAATGGAGCCTCAGATTAAGCAGATCCGACGCAATTTAGAAATAAGCCTGCATCAGGTCTATCGAAAACTGAATCCAAATGCGGCGGCCCTGCCTGAAACCATCGAGGAAGCGATTCAAGAGGACATTCGTCAGTCAGTGCGGGCACAAGCCAGCGAAGCCTATTTCCCCCAACCCTATTCAGGAAAGGTGCTGCTTTTCCGCGCCATGGAGAAAGAGGTCTTCGATGACTACGATCGCGATCTTGGCTGGAATAAAGTAGCCCAAGATCTAGAAATTATTGATGTTCCAGGCGACCACATTGGAATTCTCAAAGAGCCAAACGTACAAGTTATGGCAAGCAAATTGCAAACGTATCTGAAATAAGATGCTGGTAGGGGTCAGGTAATCGGGAGTAGGGGACAGTGAATCCCATCAAGACTTTGAGAAACTTTGAGAAATTCTGAGAATCACTGATCTCGATTTCCTGCTCCTGTCTCCCTATTGCTTTTGCATCCGCCAGAGTAGAGCAATAATCAGCGTAGCGACAAATAGCACCAAAGCAGCGAGACGAAACGTTCCTTGAACGCCGATAACTAGCGCAGCAGCAGGTGCATTGGTCACACTGGTTGCCTGACTATGAGCCAACGCCAGAAAGGAAAAAAACGAAGCCAGCAGAGGTACACCAGACGTTTGCCCCAAGGTGCGGGAGAGCGACAACAATCCGGCGGCAATGCCTAAGCGATCGGCTGAAACTGCTCCTAAAATGGCGCTGTTGTTGGGTGACTGAAACATTCCTAGACCAACTCCAAAGGGAGCAACGCGCAGAATGTAGCCTAGATCAGTTAGCTGAGCGCTAAACGTGCTAATACTCAAACAGCCGATAACCATCAGCATTAAGCCGATTAAGCTAATGATGCGGCTCCCAAAGCGATCGGATAAGCTGCCCGAAACTGGTG
It encodes:
- a CDS encoding amino acid adenylation domain-containing protein, which encodes MVDSSAGPSDQHRASGESGLGQLTAVEKEPSILQLPYDFPKTPTTPYQPSYYPFSLSNGCLESLTAETLAARLETQSLLLAALTALFYRYTQQETIALGLTLAHVNGSTDRTEICSSIYSELKARALASHISAGLEQTIAAPQVATSANHQVLVTFLAEASSAAAAKQWMTEVQQRQANNSLDLHCVLFQDQEIAGVVEYNANLFKSETIARFVGHFQTLVAGILSEPDQSIAQLPLLTDAEEHQLLVEWNSASVSYPQIPVYQHIETHAAQRPESIALRCQDQQLSYADLNQRANQLAHYLTSLGVVAGDRVAVCVQPCLEIGVALLGIFKAGGVYVPLDPSHPHERLTAILEDTQAKVLLTQAALLQNLPTVQHMLCLDTDWATVQPFPSHNPENSLDLDQSAYIIYTSGTTGKPKGVVASHRNLVNYILATGDRFGFNSEDVMPSVARYTFSIAMFELLSPLVAGGTLVLLSREQVLDFDRMAKTLEQLTMLHTVPSLMQKLVSYIQDRKIDLQKYQGIKHIFTGGDIVAPDLLETLKAVFQNANVYVLYGCSEVSSLCCSYPVPREQTVTQSRVGRAFNNVQTRLYDPDQNLVPIGVPGEIYVSGAGVTQGYLNREDLTQEKFVTIDGQRFYRTGDLGRLRDGGQIEFLGRADFQVKLRGIRIELGEIESTLRQAPGVREGVVMACELGGEKNLVAYVVLDQTQKPQVEEIRSFLQVRLPDYMVPAAFVVLDIMPLNPNQKVDRRALPQPTVENLVGFGNHVASRNEVEQTLVEIWQRILGIAPIGIQNNFFDLGGTSLSAVQMLSEIEKQYGKNLPITTLLQANTIETLAEVLQRSGSEAIVEDVITLQKGGNKPPLFCIYGILLYRELVDNLDPEQPVYGVYLQEEVDLIKTGQLDQLNSIFKDTPTVAARYLEAIRKHQPQGPYYLAGESFGGVVAYEMAQQLRSIGEEVALVALFDSMAPNCRIEIPRLERLKLHMQLFAKEGFAYMARKMEPQIKQIRRNLEISLHQVYRKLNPNAAALPETIEEAIQEDIRQSVRAQASEAYFPQPYSGKVLLFRAMEKEVFDDYDRDLGWNKVAQDLEIIDVPGDHIGILKEPNVQVMASKLQTYLK